The window GACAACGTTCCAGTTATCGACAAAGTGAACATAAGCGCCTTTTTCACGGGCGACCCTGGGTATCTCGGAGTTGTCATAAGATCTGCGAGCTTCGTTACATGTATTATCTGACATATTGACGCGTTTGGCACCCGCTGCGTAACACATATCGACAAGTGCGGCAACAACATAGGGGTTAGTGTTGCCCGCCTGCTCGGGAGACCGGTCCCAGGAAATATTCGCCTTGAGGAAGACCACGTCCCCCTTTTTGACAAAACGGTCCATCCCCCCAATGCCCTCAATGGCCTTTTCTGTATTATTGTAGGGATCCGGTCCTTTGGAAACGACCAGGTCGTGGTCTCCCTTTATGTTCTTCTTGGGCCTCCCACCGGATCGCGCTGTTCTGGCGAAAGCATATTTCAGGAGGGCATTATTCGAAATAAAGTAAAGAGCCCCTCCCAGAAGCAGCTTAATGAATCTGCCTCGCGAGATATGCTGCTTCAAAAAGCATTCAAGATTATAGAAGAATCTGTCCATCCTCCCCCTTTCGGATCGTAAATCACGATGAATGCCGCATAATTAATATTACATTATGGTCATAACAAAGGCAAACTTACCTGGAAGTTCACTGGTAGGAGGGTATTTCTCGCAGGGAGGCGGTTCCTTCTTCAATGGCCGCCCGGGCGACGGCAGCAGACTCCCATCTCTTTATCCTGGGGTCAAAGGGCGTGGGGATAATATAATCGGTGCCGAAGACGAATTCGCGGTTATATGCTTTTTTTACGACGTCGGGGACGAATTCCTCTCTTGCCAATGCTGCGAGAGCTTCTGCTGCGGCGATCTTCATACCCATGGTTATCTTGCTCGCCCTGACATCAAGCGCTCCGCGGAAGATAAAAGGAAACCCGAGCACGTTGTTCACCTGATTGGGGTAATCCGACCGGCCTGTCGCCATCACGAATTCACGCCCCTGCATGCATTCCTTTACGGTATCCGGCATGATCTCCGGCACCGGATTGGCCATGGC of the Candidatus Omnitrophota bacterium genome contains:
- a CDS encoding DUF362 domain-containing protein, producing the protein MDRFFYNLECFLKQHISRGRFIKLLLGGALYFISNNALLKYAFARTARSGGRPKKNIKGDHDLVVSKGPDPYNNTEKAIEGIGGMDRFVKKGDVVFLKANISWDRSPEQAGNTNPYVVAALVDMCYAAGAKRVNMSDNTCNEARRSYDNSEIPRVAREKGAYVHFVDNWNVVKAEFPYRSPMHDWPIYREAVECDVFINVPILKHHRLTGLTLSMKNLMGVCSGTRGLIHAGIGRKLADLTDYISPELTVIDATRVLLRNGPSGGSLDDVARMDTVIAGTDPVLADSYACTLVDRDPMSITYIEQAVRLGYGSADLTKADILKVKGGR